From a region of the Campylobacteraceae bacterium genome:
- a CDS encoding DedA family protein, which translates to MNNLLRLFKKHSGKILALVVITFFSFLAYNLYQAPVDGFTDKFVYLLKTYGYVILFAWSILEGEAGLIMAGLLSHTGDMNVYMAVFIAGLGGFAGDQIYFYIGRFNKAYVHKKFRGQRRKFALSHLLLKKYGWPIIFMQRYMYGMRTIIPISIGLTRYSAKMFAFINLISAWCWAAITIVPAWYFGEEILVVLHWAKEHWYFALPFALIFGGSIIYYFNKMTKKKEENEN; encoded by the coding sequence TTGAATAATTTATTAAGACTTTTTAAAAAACACTCAGGCAAAATTTTAGCTTTAGTGGTGATAACATTTTTTTCTTTTTTAGCCTACAATTTATATCAAGCACCAGTAGATGGATTTACTGATAAATTTGTATATTTATTAAAAACCTATGGTTATGTGATTTTATTTGCATGGAGTATTTTAGAGGGGGAAGCTGGTTTAATAATGGCTGGACTTTTATCTCATACAGGTGATATGAATGTGTATATGGCTGTTTTTATAGCAGGTCTTGGTGGTTTTGCAGGGGACCAAATATATTTTTATATTGGACGTTTTAATAAAGCTTATGTTCATAAAAAATTTAGAGGTCAAAGACGTAAATTTGCCCTCTCTCATTTGTTACTCAAAAAATATGGTTGGCCTATAATTTTTATGCAGCGTTATATGTATGGAATGAGAACTATTATCCCTATTTCAATAGGGCTTACAAGATACAGTGCTAAAATGTTTGCTTTTATAAATCTTATTTCTGCTTGGTGTTGGGCTGCTATTACTATAGTACCTGCTTGGTATTTTGGAGAAGAAATATTAGTAGTTCTTCATTGGGCTAAAGAGCATTGGTATTTCGCTTTACCTTTTGCTTTAATCTTTGGTGGAAGCATAATATACTATTTTAATAAAATGACTAAAAAAAAGGAAGAAAATGAAAATTAA
- a CDS encoding adenine phosphoribosyltransferase — protein MNLSKADKQIISDSIRDIQDFPKKGIVFKDITTLLNNKEAYQVLMNHLEERYKTYDLDYIAGIDARGFIFGAALADRLKIGFVPIRKKGKLPSTTVCEKYELEYGFDEVEVHLDAFKDIPNARVLMIDDLIATGGTANAAAKLINNVNALLVESCFIMNLTFLNGSEAVSKHAPVYSVLEI, from the coding sequence GTGAATTTAAGTAAAGCAGACAAACAAATAATAAGTGACTCAATAAGAGATATACAAGACTTTCCAAAAAAAGGCATAGTATTTAAAGATATTACGACTTTATTAAACAATAAAGAAGCCTACCAAGTATTGATGAATCATTTAGAAGAACGTTACAAAACATATGATTTAGATTATATAGCTGGAATTGATGCCAGAGGTTTTATTTTTGGAGCAGCTCTTGCTGATAGATTAAAAATCGGTTTCGTACCAATTCGTAAAAAAGGAAAACTTCCTTCTACTACTGTATGTGAAAAATATGAATTGGAATATGGTTTTGATGAGGTAGAAGTACACTTAGATGCTTTTAAAGACATACCTAATGCAAGAGTATTAATGATTGATGATTTAATTGCAACAGGTGGAACTGCGAATGCTGCTGCTAAATTAATAAACAATGTAAATGCCCTTTTAGTAGAATCTTGTTTTATTATGAACTTGACTTTTTTAAATGGAAGTGAAGCTGTAAGCAAACATGCACCTGTATACTCTGTGTTAGAGATTTAA
- a CDS encoding class I SAM-dependent methyltransferase yields MTKNINTYLQMLLVQQKVELLSIALNFELFKALEEKEHSYITLAKHMRSNKNNTKILLEGLDLLGLIKEENNIYVNTKLSRTYFTAGKKNYCGDLFLHRKDLLSKANTMLSSLILKENEDNSNAKHPEVWAKAAKKNLKQEQLNLISPISLNIVKELKEFKHFKKMLDLGCSSGILSLEFVKNHPSMTAVCFDYKEVTTVVKTHIKEYDLENRVSVISGDIEEDDIGKGYDFIWCSNIFYFIKDNKNLLKKIYDALNPKGVLITCHMEEQNNTMDEASFFYFLFLNLQGKKSLKQEDLKKDFKDVGFKSITTLRREDFPMTPNYIHIVRK; encoded by the coding sequence ATGACAAAAAATATTAATACCTATTTACAAATGTTATTGGTTCAGCAAAAAGTTGAACTCTTAAGCATAGCTTTGAACTTTGAATTATTTAAAGCTTTAGAGGAAAAAGAACACAGCTATATTACATTAGCAAAACATATGAGAAGCAATAAGAACAATACGAAAATATTATTAGAGGGTTTAGATTTATTAGGTCTTATAAAAGAAGAGAACAATATCTATGTAAATACAAAACTGTCAAGAACATATTTCACTGCGGGCAAAAAAAACTATTGTGGGGATTTGTTTTTGCATAGAAAAGACTTATTATCTAAAGCCAATACAATGTTATCTTCTTTAATACTAAAAGAGAATGAAGACAACAGCAATGCAAAGCATCCAGAAGTATGGGCAAAAGCAGCCAAAAAGAATTTAAAACAAGAACAACTTAACCTTATTTCACCTATTTCTTTAAATATTGTAAAAGAATTAAAAGAGTTTAAACATTTTAAAAAGATGTTAGATTTAGGATGCTCTTCTGGAATACTTAGTTTAGAATTTGTGAAAAATCATCCATCTATGACAGCAGTTTGTTTTGATTATAAAGAAGTTACCACTGTAGTTAAAACACATATAAAAGAGTATGACTTAGAAAATAGAGTTAGCGTGATAAGTGGTGATATTGAAGAAGATGATATTGGAAAAGGCTACGATTTTATTTGGTGCAGTAATATTTTTTATTTTATAAAAGATAATAAAAATTTGCTAAAAAAAATATACGATGCATTAAATCCCAAAGGTGTTTTAATTACTTGCCATATGGAAGAGCAGAACAATACAATGGATGAAGCAAGTTTCTTTTATTTTTTATTTTTAAATTTACAAGGAAAAAAGAGTTTAAAACAAGAAGACTTAAAAAAAGACTTCAAGGATGTAGGCTTTAAAAGTATTACTACATTAAGAAGGGAAGATTTTCCTATGACTCCTAATTATATACATATTGTAAGGAAATAA
- the trpB gene encoding tryptophan synthase subunit beta: protein MNNQNNNLEEEFREFFYLPKASKFDPDENGHFDKFGGRYVPETLMPALLELEKEYKSIRFDKDFWIEVNALLKDYVGRENPLYYAKNISEEMGAKVYLKREDLNHTGAHKVNNVIAQGLLAKRLGKKKVIAETGAGQHGVATATIAALLGLECTVFMGAKDVERQELNVFRMKLLGAKVVSVESGSKTLKDSMNEAIRYWVTNARDTYYIIGTVAGPHPYPMMVRDFQAIIGFEARKQILQKENCLPDYVIACIGGGSNAIGMFSHFLEDKETTCIGIEAGGLGIDTDKHGCSLAKGTPGVLHGQCSYLLQDKEGQILEAHSISAGLDYPGIGPEHAYHKELETVEYDSITDQEALDAFVWLSRKEGIIPAFESAHAIAYLKKAQKRFKDKIIIINLSGRGDKDMVQAKDLLNFD from the coding sequence ATGAATAATCAAAACAATAACTTAGAAGAAGAATTCAGAGAATTTTTCTATCTTCCAAAAGCATCAAAATTTGATCCCGATGAAAATGGACATTTTGACAAGTTTGGTGGAAGATATGTACCAGAAACGCTAATGCCAGCTTTATTGGAATTAGAAAAAGAATATAAAAGTATTCGTTTTGATAAAGATTTTTGGATAGAAGTTAATGCTTTATTAAAAGATTATGTCGGACGTGAAAATCCATTATATTATGCAAAAAATATTTCAGAAGAAATGGGTGCAAAAGTATATTTAAAAAGAGAAGATTTAAATCATACTGGGGCTCATAAAGTTAATAATGTAATAGCCCAGGGTTTATTAGCAAAACGTTTGGGTAAAAAGAAAGTAATAGCTGAAACAGGGGCAGGGCAACATGGTGTTGCAACGGCTACTATTGCTGCATTACTTGGTTTAGAGTGTACTGTTTTTATGGGTGCAAAAGATGTTGAAAGACAAGAATTAAATGTATTCAGAATGAAACTCTTAGGTGCTAAAGTTGTTAGTGTTGAATCTGGAAGTAAAACACTAAAAGATTCAATGAATGAAGCTATTAGATATTGGGTTACAAATGCCAGAGATACATATTATATTATAGGTACAGTTGCAGGGCCTCATCCTTATCCTATGATGGTAAGAGACTTTCAAGCTATTATTGGTTTTGAAGCAAGAAAACAAATTCTTCAAAAAGAAAATTGTTTGCCTGATTATGTAATTGCGTGTATTGGTGGAGGTTCTAATGCTATTGGAATGTTTTCACATTTTTTAGAAGATAAAGAAACGACTTGTATTGGAATAGAAGCAGGTGGTTTAGGAATAGATACGGATAAACATGGTTGTTCACTTGCAAAAGGAACACCAGGTGTACTGCATGGTCAATGCTCTTATTTATTGCAAGACAAAGAAGGACAGATTTTAGAAGCTCACAGTATTTCTGCTGGTTTGGATTATCCAGGAATTGGGCCAGAGCATGCTTATCACAAAGAGTTAGAAACAGTAGAATATGATTCTATTACGGATCAAGAAGCTTTAGATGCTTTTGTATGGTTAAGTAGAAAAGAAGGAATTATTCCTGCTTTTGAGAGTGCTCATGCAATTGCGTATTTGAAAAAAGCACAAAAAAGATTTAAAGATAAAATTATAATTATTAATCTTTCCGGACGTGGAGATAAAGATATGGTACAAGCAAAAGATTTACTAAACTTTGACTAA
- a CDS encoding helix-turn-helix transcriptional regulator translates to MCKLNLEEILLDNISSNENILENTFPKNIGKDYMEKLHIQEGLLLLKTHFEFLKPTKIKTNQHEKKFVITFGLKGYSNYKSSGKKEIIEFKEGFTTISLFDGSQGIREFTSKKVEQIRLIVNEDFLQKNFENTILNKYGNHKKLNLIDFSPTSVKSERILNEIYAHSNNSEINKLFLQSKILELLYLEINKISATKNAIKLNTYDKQQILKAKEILLQDLQNPPSIVELAKIVCINEFKLKKGFKQVYKQSPYQFLTKYKLTKAKYLLEEGEYNVNEVAHLMGYKYSNNFSNAFFKEFKINPKECIKNIKYYS, encoded by the coding sequence ATGTGTAAACTTAACTTAGAAGAGATATTGTTAGATAATATTTCCTCCAATGAAAATATTTTAGAGAATACCTTTCCTAAAAATATAGGAAAAGACTATATGGAAAAACTGCATATTCAAGAAGGACTTTTATTATTAAAAACCCATTTTGAATTTCTAAAACCAACGAAAATAAAAACAAATCAACATGAAAAAAAGTTTGTTATAACATTTGGATTAAAAGGTTATTCCAATTATAAAAGCTCTGGTAAAAAAGAAATAATAGAATTTAAGGAGGGATTTACTACCATCTCTCTTTTTGATGGTTCCCAAGGCATTAGAGAGTTTACTAGCAAAAAAGTTGAACAAATTAGATTAATAGTAAATGAAGATTTTTTACAAAAAAATTTTGAAAATACTATTTTAAATAAATATGGAAATCATAAAAAACTTAATCTGATTGATTTTTCCCCTACAAGTGTAAAGAGTGAAAGAATTTTAAATGAAATCTATGCCCATTCTAATAACAGTGAAATTAATAAGCTATTTTTACAAAGTAAAATATTAGAACTCTTATATTTAGAAATAAATAAAATATCTGCAACAAAAAATGCAATCAAACTAAATACTTACGATAAACAACAAATACTTAAAGCAAAAGAAATACTTCTTCAAGATTTACAAAACCCACCCTCAATTGTTGAGCTTGCAAAAATTGTATGTATCAATGAGTTTAAATTAAAAAAAGGCTTTAAACAAGTATATAAACAAAGTCCTTATCAATTTTTAACAAAATATAAATTAACAAAAGCAAAGTATTTATTAGAAGAGGGAGAATATAATGTAAATGAAGTAGCACACTTAATGGGATATAAATATTCAAATAACTTTTCAAATGCATTTTTTAAAGAGTTTAAAATAAACCCAAAAGAGTGTATTAAAAATATAAAATACTACTCTTAA
- the rfaE1 gene encoding D-glycero-beta-D-manno-heptose-7-phosphate kinase — translation MIESILQSNKRTSILVIGDLMIDHYLWGSCERISPEAPVPVVDIKSETTVLGGAGNVINNLVSLGAEVGVLSVVGNDAVANELKYILDETGAKSFLTEQAGRKTSKKSRLMAAKSQIVRYDHESKNDISFESVKKIFSKFQEIINGYDIILLSDYGKGVLTDTLTKEIIEYASKYDKKVLVDPKGTDYSKYKGAYLLTPNKKEAQIASGIEIDSSDTLEFALKRLKDIAALTYSVITLSEDGIAILKDNNVITKPTVAREVYDVTGAGDTVLASLGFALCLQDDIEIAVEFANLAAGVVVGKLGSATVSLDEIEDYKSSISKSSIELHIKTQDEIENLTKRLALKNKKIVFTNGCFDILHKGHVSYLNIAKSFGDVLIVGLNSDASVRALKGENRPVNEEDDRAYMLSALESVDYVVVFNDDTPYELIKKIQPHTLVKGADYEGKEVVGSDIAKETRLVEFVEGKSTTKLIEKIKNK, via the coding sequence ATGATTGAAAGTATTTTACAAAGTAATAAAAGAACCTCGATTTTAGTTATTGGGGATTTAATGATTGATCATTATTTATGGGGAAGCTGTGAGCGTATTTCTCCAGAAGCTCCTGTTCCTGTAGTTGATATTAAAAGCGAAACTACTGTTTTAGGTGGGGCTGGAAACGTTATTAATAATCTTGTTTCTTTAGGAGCAGAAGTAGGAGTACTTTCTGTTGTTGGAAATGATGCTGTTGCAAATGAATTAAAATATATCTTAGATGAAACAGGTGCTAAGTCTTTTTTAACAGAACAAGCAGGAAGAAAAACATCTAAAAAATCACGTCTTATGGCTGCTAAGTCACAAATTGTTAGATATGATCATGAAAGTAAAAATGATATATCTTTTGAGTCAGTAAAAAAAATATTTTCTAAATTTCAAGAAATTATTAATGGTTATGACATTATTTTATTATCAGATTATGGAAAAGGTGTTTTAACTGATACGTTAACAAAAGAAATTATTGAGTACGCAAGTAAATACGATAAAAAAGTATTAGTAGATCCAAAAGGAACAGATTATTCTAAATACAAGGGTGCTTATTTATTAACACCTAATAAAAAAGAAGCACAAATTGCTTCTGGAATTGAGATTGATTCTAGCGATACTTTGGAATTTGCATTAAAAAGACTGAAAGATATAGCAGCTTTAACATACTCTGTTATTACCTTAAGTGAAGATGGTATTGCTATTTTAAAAGACAATAATGTGATTACCAAACCCACAGTTGCACGTGAAGTTTATGATGTGACTGGGGCAGGGGATACCGTACTTGCTTCTTTAGGTTTTGCTTTGTGTTTACAAGATGATATTGAAATTGCAGTTGAGTTTGCTAATTTAGCAGCTGGTGTAGTTGTAGGAAAACTTGGATCTGCAACAGTAAGTTTAGATGAAATAGAAGATTATAAATCAAGTATCTCAAAAAGCTCCATTGAACTTCATATTAAAACACAAGATGAAATAGAAAATCTTACAAAACGTCTTGCCTTAAAAAACAAAAAAATTGTTTTTACCAATGGTTGTTTTGATATTTTACATAAGGGACATGTTTCTTATTTAAATATTGCTAAATCTTTTGGAGATGTATTAATTGTTGGATTAAATTCTGATGCATCAGTACGAGCTTTAAAAGGTGAGAACAGACCTGTAAATGAAGAAGATGACAGAGCGTATATGTTAAGTGCGTTAGAGAGTGTTGATTATGTAGTGGTATTTAATGATGATACGCCATATGAACTTATTAAAAAAATACAGCCTCATACTCTTGTAAAAGGGGCTGATTATGAAGGTAAAGAAGTAGTTGGTTCTGATATTGCAAAAGAAACACGATTGGTTGAATTTGTTGAAGGCAAAAGCACAACAAAACTCATTGAAAAAATCAAAAATAAATAA
- a CDS encoding leucyl aminopeptidase: MKINLNDKNINKISADVEIIITTPTNLNKSNDIKLLEKVNFKAHDEEVVLLLEKQKIYVGCEDNSYDGIAIAISSAIKELKKTTFTSAKVLLENDDENILKPLVEGAFLGEYEFSKYKAKKEKSTKIKLTIVCKKLTTLLVNILEDSVIIASSVNKVRDFVNTIPNDFFPKTMSREAKKIAKNDDVSVKIYGEDYLDNNKMHTMLAVGRASRHESQLIHLTYKPKNATKKIVLVGKGLTYDSGGLSLKPADGMLGMKSDKGGGCAVLGILNAVSLLKLPIEVHGIIGAVENMIGGDAYKPDDVLIAKNGTSIEIKNTDAEGRLVLADCLCYAQEQVEDLDYIFDFATLTGAAVVGVGQYTTAIMGNDIALKCSAVGTALRAGELATNLPFNRHLRKLIKSDIADIANLGTTRLGGAITAGIFLDQFITKKNKNKWLHFDIAAPAYVTHAWGYNPIGASGAGVRMTVEFLKNLDNNKC; this comes from the coding sequence ATGAAAATTAATTTAAATGATAAAAATATTAATAAAATAAGTGCAGATGTAGAAATTATTATCACTACGCCTACAAACTTAAATAAATCAAATGATATAAAGTTATTAGAAAAAGTAAACTTCAAAGCACATGACGAAGAAGTGGTTTTATTACTTGAAAAACAAAAAATATATGTTGGTTGTGAAGATAATTCTTATGATGGTATTGCAATTGCTATATCATCTGCTATTAAAGAGCTTAAAAAAACTACTTTTACAAGCGCAAAAGTTCTTTTAGAAAATGATGATGAAAACATTTTAAAACCCCTTGTTGAGGGTGCATTTTTAGGTGAGTACGAATTTTCAAAATATAAAGCAAAAAAAGAAAAATCAACTAAAATCAAATTAACAATTGTCTGTAAAAAATTAACAACTCTTTTAGTTAATATTTTAGAAGACTCGGTAATTATTGCATCTTCTGTTAATAAAGTAAGAGACTTTGTAAATACTATTCCTAATGATTTTTTCCCAAAAACAATGAGCCGTGAAGCTAAAAAAATAGCTAAAAATGACGATGTATCTGTGAAGATTTATGGAGAAGACTATTTAGATAATAACAAAATGCATACTATGTTAGCCGTAGGTCGTGCTTCAAGACATGAATCACAACTTATTCATTTGACGTATAAACCAAAGAATGCTACGAAAAAAATCGTATTGGTTGGAAAAGGTTTGACTTATGATTCAGGTGGTTTGTCTTTAAAACCAGCAGATGGAATGTTGGGTATGAAATCCGATAAAGGTGGAGGATGTGCAGTACTAGGAATTTTAAATGCAGTTTCTTTACTAAAACTACCTATTGAAGTACATGGAATTATTGGTGCGGTTGAAAATATGATTGGTGGAGATGCTTATAAACCAGATGATGTATTAATTGCAAAAAATGGAACAAGTATTGAAATTAAAAATACAGATGCAGAAGGAAGACTTGTATTAGCTGATTGTTTATGTTATGCACAAGAACAAGTAGAAGATTTAGATTATATCTTTGATTTTGCAACCTTAACTGGTGCTGCTGTTGTTGGTGTTGGACAATATACTACTGCTATTATGGGAAATGATATTGCTTTAAAATGTTCTGCTGTAGGTACTGCTTTAAGAGCAGGAGAGTTAGCAACAAATCTTCCTTTTAACAGACATCTTAGAAAATTAATTAAATCAGATATTGCAGATATTGCTAATCTTGGAACAACCAGGTTAGGTGGAGCTATTACAGCTGGAATATTTTTGGATCAGTTTATTACCAAAAAGAATAAAAACAAGTGGTTACACTTTGATATTGCTGCTCCTGCTTATGTAACTCATGCTTGGGGATACAATCCTATTGGAGCATCAGGTGCTGGTGTTCGTATGACAGTTGAGTTCTTAAAGAATCTTGATAATAATAAGTGTTAA
- a CDS encoding TonB-dependent receptor, translated as MIDLKSKTLLTITSIILSSNLLANNTQNLNTVTVSAQKSIEDVQKIPMSINVFNAQTLKNNTITKLDDIALYTPGLLLFNTGEEGLITPSIRGISGNISSFSTPVSLYLDGVPVMSSFGYTNALLDVERIEVLKGPQGTLYGNNSEVGVINIISKKPNNKSKAKLSVIIANKGKKEYQANLSFPIIKDKFYVSLALKHEEKDGFIKNTNSYQKENNKEGDFQKINLRFTPLDNLDISFVVSNSKRNDGSLDWAKAGQENNVEVSSNLIGYSKPKERNYSLKVDYDINNTSKFTSITAKRNYKEKAALDLDLSATNMAHIYRDYEFDTFSQEFKLEKNFKNTKLLAGVYFSKEKDDIYFKRVTMMAPLGMSSLQYLNSKTYSIYSNVTTRINDKFSISAGLRYDYEKKDLILASSTIKLEKDFKNISPKLSFLYDFNDESMMYFTLAQGYKSGGFNAFVSLQDEKKFTEEELTSYELGYKTYLFNNSVIFNSSLYYMNINDMQVELRDGSNNPYTTNAAKAKSQGLELEVQAFVSDDITLFANGALNKTIFKEYKNNSNDYSGNTNPFAPKYNFNLGVLYENVSGYFTKVDLAGYGKTYFDPANKYFQKAYEVVNVKVGYSSKNYEIYFYGKNVFDQKHDATNVYLNGTVSVYNDDKEFGVQLAYKF; from the coding sequence ATGATAGACCTTAAAAGTAAAACATTATTAACAATAACAAGTATTATTTTAAGCAGTAATCTTTTAGCTAATAATACTCAAAATCTTAACACAGTTACAGTAAGTGCCCAAAAAAGCATAGAGGATGTACAAAAAATTCCTATGAGTATAAATGTATTTAATGCACAAACATTAAAGAATAATACAATAACAAAACTTGATGATATTGCTTTATATACCCCTGGTTTATTACTTTTTAATACAGGAGAAGAGGGCTTAATAACTCCTTCAATCAGAGGAATATCAGGAAACATTAGTTCTTTCTCTACTCCTGTTAGTTTATATCTTGATGGTGTGCCTGTAATGAGTAGTTTTGGTTATACAAATGCTTTATTGGATGTAGAGAGGATAGAAGTATTAAAAGGTCCTCAAGGTACTTTATATGGTAATAACTCCGAAGTTGGAGTAATCAATATAATTAGTAAAAAACCAAATAATAAATCAAAAGCTAAACTCTCAGTTATTATTGCAAATAAGGGTAAAAAAGAATATCAAGCGAATCTTTCTTTCCCCATCATTAAAGATAAGTTTTATGTAAGCCTTGCTTTAAAGCATGAAGAAAAAGATGGTTTTATAAAAAATACCAATAGTTATCAAAAGGAAAACAATAAAGAAGGTGATTTCCAAAAGATTAATTTACGATTTACTCCTTTAGATAACTTGGATATTTCTTTTGTTGTTTCTAATAGTAAAAGAAATGATGGTTCTTTAGATTGGGCAAAAGCAGGGCAAGAAAATAATGTAGAAGTAAGCTCAAACCTAATAGGTTATTCTAAACCTAAAGAGCGAAACTATTCTTTGAAAGTAGATTATGATATTAATAATACTAGTAAATTTACATCAATTACTGCAAAACGTAATTATAAAGAAAAAGCTGCACTAGATCTTGATTTAAGTGCTACAAACATGGCACATATTTACAGAGACTATGAATTTGATACTTTTTCACAAGAGTTTAAATTAGAAAAGAATTTTAAAAATACAAAGTTACTTGCAGGTGTGTATTTCTCTAAAGAAAAAGATGATATATATTTTAAAAGAGTAACAATGATGGCTCCCTTAGGAATGAGTTCGTTACAGTACTTAAACTCAAAAACATATAGTATTTATAGCAATGTAACTACCCGAATAAATGATAAATTTAGCATAAGTGCTGGTCTTAGATATGACTATGAAAAAAAAGATTTAATCCTTGCCTCTTCTACTATCAAACTTGAAAAAGATTTTAAAAACATCTCTCCTAAACTTTCTTTTTTATATGATTTTAATGATGAATCAATGATGTACTTTACTCTAGCACAAGGTTATAAAAGTGGAGGTTTTAATGCTTTTGTATCTTTGCAAGATGAGAAAAAATTTACTGAAGAAGAATTGACTTCTTATGAGTTAGGATATAAAACATATTTGTTTAATAACAGCGTAATATTTAATTCATCTCTTTATTATATGAATATAAATGATATGCAAGTTGAGTTAAGAGATGGCTCTAATAATCCCTATACAACAAATGCAGCAAAAGCAAAATCTCAAGGTCTAGAGCTTGAAGTGCAAGCTTTTGTAAGTGATGATATAACACTGTTTGCAAATGGTGCTTTAAATAAAACTATTTTCAAAGAGTACAAAAATAATAGCAATGATTACAGTGGGAATACTAATCCTTTTGCTCCTAAATATAATTTTAACTTAGGAGTATTATATGAAAATGTTAGTGGTTACTTTACTAAAGTTGATTTAGCTGGATATGGAAAAACATATTTTGATCCTGCGAATAAATATTTTCAAAAAGCGTATGAGGTGGTTAATGTAAAAGTAGGGTATTCAAGTAAAAATTATGAAATCTACTTTTATGGGAAAAATGTATTTGATCAAAAACACGATGCAACGAATGTTTATCTCAATGGAACGGTATCTGTGTATAACGATGATAAAGAATTTGGCGTTCAATTAGCGTATAAGTTTTAG
- the gmhA gene encoding D-sedoheptulose 7-phosphate isomerase, with protein MKDIIKNEFNLHLETITNVINTMQGPLEEAAKLAVDTLKAGNKILLFGNGGSAADAQHIAAELTGRYKTERRGLPGIALTTDTSALTAIGNDYGYERIFDRQVESLANKGDLLLGISTSGNSKNVISAFRLGREMGCRILGFSGRDGGAMNEYCDVNLIVPSNDTPRIQEMHILFGHTICHIIDTAYEEK; from the coding sequence ATGAAAGACATTATTAAAAATGAATTTAATTTACATTTAGAAACAATTACTAATGTAATAAATACTATGCAAGGGCCTTTAGAAGAAGCTGCTAAATTAGCAGTGGATACTTTAAAAGCGGGTAATAAAATACTGTTATTTGGAAATGGTGGAAGCGCCGCTGATGCACAACATATAGCAGCAGAATTAACAGGACGTTATAAAACAGAAAGACGTGGATTACCTGGTATTGCACTTACTACTGATACTTCTGCTTTAACAGCTATTGGAAATGACTATGGATATGAGAGAATTTTTGACAGACAAGTTGAATCCTTGGCTAATAAAGGGGATTTACTATTAGGAATCTCAACTTCTGGGAATTCTAAAAATGTGATTTCTGCTTTTAGACTGGGACGTGAAATGGGATGCCGAATTCTTGGTTTCTCTGGACGTGATGGAGGAGCTATGAATGAATACTGTGATGTGAATTTAATAGTACCCTCAAATGATACTCCACGTATTCAAGAAATGCATATTTTATTTGGACATACTATTTGTCACATTATTGATACAGCATACGAAGAGAAGTAA